ggcacagcaacagcagcagcaggcggccTACGCACAGTACGTACGCTCCGAGCGGCTGTGCAAGTCCGCGTTCGAGGATCAATCGTTCAGCTACTACTCGGCTCCGAAGAGCGCCAAGAGCGCCAGTGCGAGCGACCGGTCCGCCCACACACCGGGGGTCACCAGCAACGgcggtgttggcggtggcagcaccTGTCACAGTGTCAGTGCGACCAGCTTCGACGATCTCGGCGAACCGGATGACTTCGTAATCTTCGGCAAGAAGATGGCGTCCATCGAGTCGAACCGCTCGTCGAGCGACTCGAACAAGTCGCAGACCACCATCGACACCGGGTACGTATCGGCGAACGAGACCGAGCGCTCCATCCtgaccggcggcagcagctcgTCGGCCAAGGGCACCTCCTCGTCGTTCCGCAGCCGGTTCTCGTCCGAGGACACCCAGTCGTCGCTGGACAGCTTCCTGTCGTCCGAGCTGCACCGTACCGATACGATCGAGTCGCTACCGCTGAACGATTCGCCCTTCAGCCTGAAGAAGAACGTGTTCAACTTTGACCTGAAAACGTCTCCGTTGATCCGCGGCAACAGCACCGTGTCACCGAGCTCGATCGATGACAGCTCGCCGCGTAGCCTCGAGGGCAAGGGATCGCGCAAGCTGCCCACGGTCCCAACCCGCAAGCCGGGATCGGGCGGGATCGTGATGCAACCGAagctgccgccaccgggcggaTCCCGGATgacgccaccgttgccaccgtccCGATCGCAGCAGGCATTCGAGACGAGGAAGCTCCAGaaactccagcagcagcagccgacgcAGCTCAACAATGTCGCCACGGTGCACAAGTCGGCGCTTGAGAGCCTGCAGGAACTGTACAGTCGGCCACTCGGCATACGGCGCAATAttcatcggccaccgccgctcggccagcagcacatGTTGGCGACGGGACCGGGGACTAGGGGTCAGCACCTACAGACGAGCCAGCGGCAGGACCCGAGCGACACGTTCTCCATTACCTCAAGCCCGAGCTATCAGGGCAAGTCGATCGAGAGCTCACTGTTGCAGCTCACGACAGCGTCCAACGGCAAGCCGCCCAGCAACAACCGATCGAGCATCCGCGGCCTGGCCGCCCTGGTCGACGTGTCGCCGACCGTCAGTGGCACCGCAAGTACGTCGGTCAccgctggaactggaacgctCAAtaccacaaccaccaccaccagcagcagtagcagcatcaacaacacgAACGCGATCGCCGAGAGTGTCGCTGGAGCACCCGCGATCCGGTCGGTGCCGCCGAGGGTGAGCATGCGCCAGGACTCGAGCATATCGAGTGACAGCTTCAGCCAAACGTCCAGCCCGAGCTACAACTCGAAGATCATGGAGGCGCCGCTCCTGTCACACGCCGCCAAGATGCCCAAGGTGTCGAAAGCGATCGCGAAGAACCTGGACGAGATCGCCAAGGAGGGTGCCGCCGGTCCGGGCGATGCGAACGGTACCGCGGCCATCATCAAGAGTGCCTCGACCCCGGCCAGTCTGCAGACCATCGTACGACTCTCGAACGGCTCGAACGTGAGCCTACAGCACAAGGTAGTAGCACCGGGGTTAGCTGCCCGGTTCATTCGTTTCATGGGCGATCGTTCTCTTACCCTTTCCAGAAGTTCCAGATCCTGAAGGCTCGTAAAAACTCCAACCCGTACGTCACCAGCGGGCGGCTAAAGTTTCGCCTCTGCCAGATACTGCTCAACGCGGTCGGACTGCTCGCGATCgccggcgggctggcggcGTACTTCAACGCGTACCCGACGATCAAGTTCGTCAACCAGACGATCACCcgtacggcggtggccgtgcctccagcgtcgtcggtgtcgctggatggtggtgccaccggtgccagTAACGCTATCTCGTCCGGATCCTCCTCACAGTCGGGGTCAGCGGGAgggcccgggtcccgggtgcCGTACGATACCGCCCTCGGGTACCACCCTCGGGGCGACCGCAATCCGGCCCCCGGCATCTGTCTGCCCGTGATCGTGAAGTTCTGCCAACAGCACCGGGTCCCCTACAACTACACCGTCTTTCCGAACTACATCGGACACTTTGGCCAGTTGGAGGCGCAGATCGTAAGTGACATACTCCGCGATACAAAGTCCTACCGGGGGCCTGGCCCTAAGCCGCTCTCTAATCTCTGATCCGCAGGAAATCGACCTCTTTGAGGCGCTGGTCGACGTGCAGTGCTACGAGCTTGTCCCACTGTTCTTATGCTCTCTGTTTGTGCCTAAATGCGGTCATTCCGGTTCAACCGTGCCGCCGTGTGAAAATTTGTGTAGTGGTAAGTGGCGTGGCGTCACGCGGCTCCTTAAATATGTGCCTCACGCGGCTTCGTTTCTTTCCGCAGAGACTATGCGCCGATGTAGCTTTTTCTTCGACGTCTTTGGCCTCGAGCTGCCCGAGTACTTGCGGTGCGAAGTGTTCAACAATGCCGCCTCGGACCAGGAGGAGTGCGTCGGGATGGCCGAGTACAAGGAGTCGATGATCCGGTCCCGGCGGCCGATGGCGTGCTCGGGCTTCCTGTGCGACAAGCGGCGCTGCATCCCGACCGACTGGAAGTGCGACGGCCACGTCGACTGCCAGGACCAGACGGACGAGGCGCACTGCGAGTTCTGCGGGGACGATGCGATCCACTGCGGCGAGGGGCGCTGCATGAGCCAGAAGCACGTGTGCGACGGCGTGCAGGACTGTCCGTTCGGGCAGGATGAGCGGAACTGCAGTAAGTGTCGCGGGAAGCGGGCCGCGGTCCGTTCCATGATCGGAGTGTGTAACGGGATGTGTCTCTTCTTCTTGCCAGTCCGGCTGAGTGAGCGAAACGGTGACCTGGGACGCGGAACACTGGAGGTGTACAAGGCCGACCTGAAGCAATGGGCACCGGCGTGCGTGAAGAACTGGGATCCGGCCACATCGCCCACCATGATCTGCTCGCTGCTGGGCTACAGCTCGGTCAACTCGAGCCGCACGGCGATGCGCGGCTCCAACCGGACGCTGATCAGCACCAAGGACGCCTCGGCCATGTGGCGCATGTACCAGAAGAAGCACACCAACCTGATCAAGGAGTTCAACAGCTGCGACATCAACTCGCGCTATCCGGTGGCCGAACTGACGTGCTCCAATTTCGGTGAGTTCACGGCCCCACGGGCTGTGGTTTCGAGAGGTCTGAGATCTGATCCACGCACTCCGTCTTCTCCGACAGAGTGTGGCAAGGTGCCGAACAAGAAGTACTTCAAGGCGACCAAACGGATCGTGGGAGGCTCGACGTCCAATCCGGGCGATTGGCCGTTCATTGCCGCCATTCTCGGTGGCCCGGAGGAGGTGTTCTACTGTGCCGGCGTCCTGATTGCAGACCAGTGGGTGCTGACGGCGTCGCATTGTATCGGAAAGTAAGTACCGGTCCCGGAATTGACCGCAGTTCCGCTTGCCATTGTGATGTGTGACATGTCCGTTCTCCTGCAACACAGTCAGACGATGCGCAACGTAAACGACTGGACGATCCAGCTCGGGATCACGCGGCGTCACTCGCACACCTACTACGGCcagaaggtgaaggtgaaaacgGTCATCCCGCACCCGATGTACAACCTGCTCATTCCGCACGACAACGACATTGCCCTGTTCCAGGTAGGGATCGAAACTTTCCTTGGCCAATTGCGTGTAAATATTACGGTTCTATTTCTTTGCTCGGCTTCCTCAGCTCGCTACTCGGGTGGCATTCCACGAGCATCTGTTGCCGGTGTGCCTACCGCCGCCACACATCCGCGAGCTGTCCACCGGCATCAActgcaccgtcgtcggttggGGCAAGCGGGAAGAGCGCAACTGTAAGTACCAAACCCTCCCTTTGGGGCTAGCGGACCGTAGCGATTCGAGTCCAAACGCAACCGCCAGGTTACGGTTGCATTTCCTTGGGTCCAAAACGCGCACACAATGCGCCATATTGTTGGtgcctttcttttttcgatcCCGGGGAAAAAGGACCAAATTGTGGGGTACCGTAACGGGGTGCGACCAaaggaacagaacagaaatcACATACACACAACAGGTCCGTTGATTGGAAATAGATGAGTGAAATCCAATTTCCGgtggaaatattttcaccaTCTGCGACGCTGGCAGGACCTAACACCAACCCCTTCAGTAGCAATAGGATGCTGGGATGGGTTGTTGGTGATGGCATCCCATCGTAAACTGTGGCCAATCCTTCTGGGAACGGATTTGGGTGTAAATTGTGATGGTTCACAAAACCTTTGGCGGCTCGCTCGT
The nucleotide sequence above comes from Anopheles bellator chromosome 1, idAnoBellAS_SP24_06.2, whole genome shotgun sequence. Encoded proteins:
- the LOC131212675 gene encoding uncharacterized protein LOC131212675, which codes for MASSFANCSYAPDPAGSDAGPFNYGERSLLDDRDKRGVTRASSLALPNHSLLDLLEHKQKLYETIHLNPPPKGNGTRRHSSDSFPMIENDNFQIPQRQGKKSNQGLTGAGGPLVPPPVPKRTFQGNFPRKPSESSFELQKRASLLALDSYQQQQHQQNHVLQQQLQAQIHHQAAQQQQQQAAYAQYVRSERLCKSAFEDQSFSYYSAPKSAKSASASDRSAHTPGVTSNGGVGGGSTCHSVSATSFDDLGEPDDFVIFGKKMASIESNRSSSDSNKSQTTIDTGYVSANETERSILTGGSSSSAKGTSSSFRSRFSSEDTQSSLDSFLSSELHRTDTIESLPLNDSPFSLKKNVFNFDLKTSPLIRGNSTVSPSSIDDSSPRSLEGKGSRKLPTVPTRKPGSGGIVMQPKLPPPGGSRMTPPLPPSRSQQAFETRKLQKLQQQQPTQLNNVATVHKSALESLQELYSRPLGIRRNIHRPPPLGQQHMLATGPGTRGQHLQTSQRQDPSDTFSITSSPSYQGKSIESSLLQLTTASNGKPPSNNRSSIRGLAALVDVSPTVSGTASTSVTAGTGTLNTTTTTTSSSSSINNTNAIAESVAGAPAIRSVPPRVSMRQDSSISSDSFSQTSSPSYNSKIMEAPLLSHAAKMPKVSKAIAKNLDEIAKEGAAGPGDANGTAAIIKSASTPASLQTIVRLSNGSNVSLQHKKFQILKARKNSNPYVTSGRLKFRLCQILLNAVGLLAIAGGLAAYFNAYPTIKFVNQTITRTAVAVPPASSVSLDGGATGASNAISSGSSSQSGSAGGPGSRVPYDTALGYHPRGDRNPAPGICLPVIVKFCQQHRVPYNYTVFPNYIGHFGQLEAQIEIDLFEALVDVQCYELVPLFLCSLFVPKCGHSGSTVPPCENLCSETMRRCSFFFDVFGLELPEYLRCEVFNNAASDQEECVGMAEYKESMIRSRRPMACSGFLCDKRRCIPTDWKCDGHVDCQDQTDEAHCEFCGDDAIHCGEGRCMSQKHVCDGVQDCPFGQDERNCIRLSERNGDLGRGTLEVYKADLKQWAPACVKNWDPATSPTMICSLLGYSSVNSSRTAMRGSNRTLISTKDASAMWRMYQKKHTNLIKEFNSCDINSRYPVAELTCSNFECGKVPNKKYFKATKRIVGGSTSNPGDWPFIAAILGGPEEVFYCAGVLIADQWVLTASHCIGNQTMRNVNDWTIQLGITRRHSHTYYGQKVKVKTVIPHPMYNLLIPHDNDIALFQLATRVAFHEHLLPVCLPPPHIRELSTGINCTVVGWGKREERNSTPNGASYEPTLNEVTVPIVSRSQCAEWLETFNVTEGMICAGYQEGGRDACQGDSGGPLLCPYPNEKDRWFVGGIVSWGVRCAHPKLPGVYANVPKFIPWIMSQINNHSVLQTDTIGR